One window of Nostoc sp. C052 genomic DNA carries:
- a CDS encoding DUF5360 family protein, producing the protein MKKLKFFFLITDIGFILYWSITLLHLIPDRYLFKDYTNPILVAWNFSFLPLDLLISFTGLLSLFLYQKGKIVWIKFALTSLILTFCSGLQAIAFWTLRLDFDLNWWLPNLFLLIYPMFFIPRIISNKIVE; encoded by the coding sequence ATGAAAAAGCTAAAATTTTTTTTTCTGATTACTGATATTGGCTTTATTTTATATTGGAGCATAACTTTACTGCATTTAATTCCTGATAGATATTTATTTAAGGATTATACAAATCCTATATTAGTTGCTTGGAATTTTTCCTTTTTACCTTTAGATTTGCTAATATCTTTTACAGGGTTATTAAGCTTATTTCTTTATCAAAAAGGTAAAATAGTTTGGATAAAATTTGCGTTAACATCATTAATACTGACGTTTTGCTCAGGTCTGCAAGCAATTGCCTTTTGGACGTTAAGACTGGATTTTGACTTGAACTGGTGGCTCCCTAATTTATTTTTACTTATATATCCAATGTTTTTTATTCCTCGGATTATCTCAAATAAAATCGTGGAATGA